The following proteins are encoded in a genomic region of Blastopirellula marina:
- a CDS encoding dihydrodipicolinate synthase family protein, which produces MAPSSQRLSGIFTPNIVPLDANGDINEAELRRYVDWLIDKGVHGLYPNGSTGEFLRFTVEERRRIIEIIADQTRGRVPILAGAAEANVKETLKACEAYYELGCRAVAIVSPFYYKLSPSAVYAYFKEIGDNTPIDVTLYNIPMFASPIDVPTVQRLAEECPKIVAIKDSSGDLPHMMRMITAVRPLRPDFSFMTGWDAALMPMLLIGCDGGTNATSGVVPEITRRLFDLTLLGRLDQARDLQYRLLTLFDAMIQNCEFPEGFRAALALRGFKPGSGRQPQSASQKLEVDILRNQLQCMLSAEGFVDEPVGGCPAGASNPDPDDVAKIVQGVVEELRRRGLAT; this is translated from the coding sequence ATGGCTCCTTCCTCCCAGCGACTCTCCGGTATCTTCACTCCAAACATCGTCCCCTTGGATGCCAATGGCGATATCAACGAAGCCGAACTGCGGCGTTATGTCGATTGGCTGATCGACAAAGGGGTGCACGGACTCTATCCAAACGGTTCGACTGGTGAGTTCCTGCGCTTCACGGTGGAAGAGCGTCGCCGAATCATCGAAATCATCGCCGACCAAACGCGTGGCCGAGTGCCAATCCTGGCTGGCGCTGCCGAGGCCAACGTTAAGGAAACGCTCAAGGCATGTGAAGCGTACTACGAGCTTGGTTGTCGCGCCGTCGCGATTGTCTCGCCTTTTTACTACAAACTAAGTCCCTCGGCGGTCTACGCATATTTTAAAGAGATCGGCGACAATACACCGATCGACGTCACCTTGTACAACATCCCGATGTTCGCCTCGCCAATCGATGTGCCGACCGTACAGCGTTTGGCCGAAGAGTGCCCGAAGATCGTTGCCATTAAGGATTCGTCCGGCGATCTGCCACACATGATGCGAATGATCACGGCGGTTCGCCCACTTCGACCAGATTTCAGCTTTATGACTGGTTGGGATGCTGCTTTGATGCCGATGCTGTTGATCGGCTGCGATGGCGGCACGAACGCGACCAGTGGCGTGGTGCCTGAGATCACGCGCCGATTGTTCGACCTGACGCTGCTGGGCCGCCTCGATCAGGCACGTGACCTGCAATATCGTTTGCTGACGCTGTTTGATGCGATGATTCAGAACTGCGAATTCCCCGAAGGTTTCCGAGCCGCTTTGGCTCTGCGTGGCTTCAAGCCAGGCAGCGGTCGCCAGCCGCAATCGGCCAGTCAGAAACTGGAAGTCGACATCTTACGGAATCAACTTCAGTGCATGCTCTCCGCTGAAGGCTTTGTTGACGAACCGGTCGGCGGCTGCCCCGCTGGTGCGTCGAACCCTGATCCGGACGACGTTGCGAAGATCGTCCAAGGCGTGGTGGAAGAATTGCGTCGCCGAGGGTTAGCAACTTAG